gttttgcgtttctaaaaaccttccatttacTACGTTTTTTTTACCTTGTTTGTCATTTTTAGTTGTTGCttgtttgatttcttttggtgtggattttttggtaaacaagatgctttttcattgatttttgtagaaaaggaacattaagcagaaaattacaagaaggagccttcacaaaggctgcttaggagaagtctcagtagtcgacggagcctcagcagtcggcggagccccagaaggaggaggcaacagaggttgatcatttggagcttcagtacgcggtacagccccagaagacgaaggcaaatgctgttggaacaaacccacaaacctctgatgatcaagtaagatctgaccatcagattcctgcatctggtcaattttcctcttcatgtttgtggcatagttgtgtgcgagcttgtgcaattgtttattctcatgcttgagccctctaatctcctgtttgagactcatcacttcagccgccaacgattcaacttgacgggttcaagcaaataggcgttgggccatgttggacacagaacccgcacactgcacactaagagtcagaaactccttaacagccaactcatcagaccgttttgaaagcagtctgttatctttaggaatgacaaggttcctggccaccaccgcagctgtcatatcattcttcatcattgaatccccaacggtaagggggccagtaggggatatgaaggatgggcgccatatgttgtctggagaaggcgggactgcctcttcaccaaggttcaagtcaaaacgacggtcggaagggccatacattttcagaggtgttaaagaaagaagaggtcggacaggtcaagatcgtagaagtgcaagaattgaGTTTTTACAGgttgaaattcaagtgtgctttgaacgttctgcgtacctctataaaaatcaacatgtgatgggatttcagagattgaagaggcgagctcagaattcaaagaagccaattcaaaaatcgaagaggcgccagctttctcaaaagttaggcttACTCACAAAccaccgattccagatatcgaagagtgtcagctttctcagtctcgtcagcacccgtcacacgtaaactcagctttgcgaaaatcacggaaaATTTGTCGAAGCATCGATCTCAGATAGCGAAGATGcgcctgtctctctcagcctcgtcagcacttgtcacatgcagagaaagctttgcggaaatcacgggcagtttgtcaaagcgccgattccaaccatctgtctttctcagcctcgtcagctttgaggaaatcacgggcaatctgtcgacgatttctgttgaagtagaaaacacgtgaagtttactgttcaatcatccaacggttgccgacaggagtgaaagaacagtaccggttattatttcctataaatgtcgaccttcaccctcaattgcaaggcagacatacataacccttctttttctcagagaatgcctttccaacagaccctctcgagtcactcagtgttccttattccttgcggtacctctgcaaacaacccatccaaagcaaaagtatttcatatcatgaaggttgaaagcaagagtatctcatatcatgctttctccctgtccttctccttgtcgttgttttaggacaaggagaaagtgagtaatcagtcagcacttggtatcaatcttccgatctagaaccaactgcctggaaccccttcctgattgcttacctagccttgctctcgagtactcatcttcatcatcttatgcttccgcttcgtctaccacatctgcctggggaacagataagggaagtgaaaatgatacctcgaagcatgtggagacaatttaccaattcatcatcagctagggacaaggagaaagaaagcaagaagtgggcacttggaaagattgaagaaagaaaccgACCAACACCTCAACCTCGTGCctacctgccgtgcagaagaaacaagcagagaagaatgcagactgcacaatcaaatcaaccaaatttgcgttcttaaaccagttcgagatcaaagctgtggaaagataacaagatcatctatctccaaaaccagatttgcgttcttaaactctactctgtctaatttttactttgccatacttgtcatgtttattcgttgtttgtttgtgtgagtttatgcttgaaacattgaggacaatgtttgatttaagtatgggggggtaaccattgttttgcatgaaattctttgcatgaaattcgtaggaatttatcacccattacttctagtgttgttcattgctgttttaagtgtttttaagctattttggagtattttagtgtgttttgacataaaaatccgaaaatctcataaaaattgttttgaaaaaaaaaataccaaaaagagttgttttttgtatgtgtcttagggtaccttccaacacaatgatgaggatttggtttttaattacatgactgtttaagagagttataaacatggatgaacatttgatttactctttggtgtatgcttggttgtggttataatttatgaattcacatgcaatcataaaggaaaaattagtttttgtaacatgcttgaaggaaggaactcaaacaaacgctacaaccttgtgagacttgagcctaaacgttatttggagagttgataatctgtgcattattgttttctaagtcgttgcatgatctcattattctttgcttggttactacttagaaggcatttcatcatttagttccaaatgctagaactcatgcccatttcattcaaagtatgctattgatttgcataacacatattcaagaagaagttgtgtagtgaccaccaccttagccaaattGCCATGTATACTACTTCATTATATGTTCAAGTgtaaaccccgttgagccttgtttatcctatttttctttgttaatcACATCATctccacctagcctagattaggatcatccatacccttgttcttaaagcatagtaaagcatgattcaaattgaattcctgtTGAGTAAtgtttggcagaaaacaagtgtgggggaagtgtttctcatgtaagtagtgagccataggcacgtgtggaaagaaaagaaaagaaaaatacatccaaaaaaaaaaaaaagaaaaaaaaagaaaaagaaaagttgtgaaaatgtatgaaaaagagttctaaagtgttgtttgttgaagaaatggtccaaaacattgaattcggccctaagtgttgctcaaatcttccctttgtgttaaaagttgatttctgcattctaaagtgaattctaagtttcgatttcattactttgcttgctattgccttaggaacgtttgttatctctatctttcctttgttaaccattaccccaagccccgttacaacccttgacttctatcttgagtgttatgtgtttcaatttgtggagtttgaatttggtatgagcatatggtgtcactggttctcgcatctaagtagtagcattccattcatgagatcatatctaaacatgcttattaactccagaaattgcgttctttgtgatacatatatgtgagtgttcgttttcatatctacatcaatcttctcacatatgactagtatagggtgtgtagttagaaaatctgagtgaaaattgagtgcacactttgtaaggaattgagtaaattttctaaggcatgttactacatcaaaaacattgttttaatcgattaattgtgaacaagtaaatggtgactatgattaagtatgtgcttaagtgtaaagatgactcaaatatgtggggataatgatttttaacatgtcatgtgcattggaaatccctgaggcaaatgttggaaggtttagattgtgttttatttgttttgtttcgttttatttctttgttttgctcgaggactagcaaaagctaagtgtgggggaatttgataggagcatatttatgcgacttaattggcttgttctcgtgcgtttacgttgtgtttccttagttattttagcgtttaaagtcattttcgtatgtttgtaggtcttaataacaacgttggcaagaaaagtgcattttggtgcattttggatcaatattgggctgaaatggattgcatgcatgaggatggacgttttgggcatatgtgtgtgcaagtgtgtgtgtgtgcaaatgcaagggcaaacaatgacaactcatacacatgcaaactcacggcaagagagggagaaaacacatgcaaagacacCCATATGCAAAGTGAAAGAAAGGCACGGCAATGGGAAGGAATTgtgttgttttgtggctgaaatgatgtaTGTGCAAGTGTAACAACTAGGATGAAACATGGCAGCATACACATGCAAAGAGGAGCTGGAATCATCCTTCACACAAATGCAGCAACAACCCCTCATCATTACACAacatttctgccacaaaacacatgcaaagacacccacatgcaaagtggaaGAAAGGCACGGCAAAGGGGAAGGAATTGtgcttgttttgtggctgaaatgatgcaaagaacatgtgtgtgtgcaagtgtaatagCTAGGATGAtaacatggcagcaaacacatggagcacacggcatgggcagaaaatgtgggtgtttggtggttgaaatgatgaagcatgtgtgtgtaaatgtaaaggggaaacatgacaacacacacccacacaagctgcacatgcaaaggaaatggagtggtcctctctcaagcctataaataccacctcccatattcatcaaaatGGAACAGATTTGGATCCTTGTCTTTGCCGTGAgttttccaccaccattctctccaaattcagccaaaaatcacccctagccacaccacccatcaaccctaaacttttccataccattccccatccattctacaccataaaaaccacccaaacccTGTCCAAaacctctctgccgcagcaaggaagaaggaggaactttggatgcacctgctgccaagttggagtgttttaggtgttctctttctttgaattttaatgtctaattttatgtatctttgctttgcaagtatgaggaactaaacccccttggctagggggggattcaaaaccatgtttatgcttgctatatgatttgattacttccaattgcgtttcatgaattgtgaatttaatttacttatctctatgaattaaaactaatttgtgtatgttggttgagagtgcatgcttaattttcatgcataagtttgttgctaggatataagggagtttcacctaatcgttatgaacttatattcataagtagtaaaggttgttgatcacaatcatgttaagtaaattcttggcataagtttcatgcaattcatagtaacaagtgcctcgctaatgcttatggttttcatagaacttaatgattcttgcttgtatctctattatgcaattcatgtaagggacttgtgaggaatgctttgggttgtcgtatgcaattcatccaattcaataactttagggaaatctgagggttaattagtgcaattcacagttaatctgaggtgttgggaattcatggtgtgtcgaagagcaattggaaattattttgtatgcaagtataacatgtgtggagaagaaccccttagctagtttctcatccattcaatttaatcaatctcgttttacaatctgctagttcttaaagtttttgtttagttttaaatttcgtcaagaaccaatctcccatttatttcaaagtgttagattagttagtaatcactttagtttgtgtttttaagtgttttgattcaagtggtaaaccaatttcgtccaaatttgtgtttgtgctcaaaactgcccagaaagtgtttttaaggcagttttgagtcttttggttgctgttttgaatctttttgtttatcttagtgttttaaactttagttttgcattcttcgagtctagtttagtgttttaaactttgtttttaagttttgagtcagttttcaagtgatttagcaatccctcataatctccggcctagaacgatccctacttacatacttgctacaattgataaaaagagggtttaatttgtgtgcttatatatttcacatcaaGGCTACTAGAAGTCatgcatatatttttcaaaccctaaaactaaggagtcatttattttctaaacccaaaaaCTAAGGAGTCAAGCATGTAAAAAATACCTAAAATCTCtaaatagaaatatatatatatatatatatatatatatatataagtaggtATGGCATACTGCTAGCATACAAAATCAATTACCAAAGTCATGCCATTAATTGTCGGTTCGTTAAAATGTCAACCGATTCTAAACAAAATGCCAAAACTATATCATACCATTATGAGCCTACCGGTATAATTCGGTCGGTAAATCGATTTATAACAAAATTTCTCAGCCCTATTCGTTAGGATGGGCCAATCGTGAATGCTTGTTGCCCTTGAATGTCAGTGTTACTTTTGGCAAAGATGAAAGTTGTAAGAGACGACACTAAAACAAAAGTAGCTTGTCTCGGGACGTGCAGATCAAGTAAATTGATACTTATCGCTTATTGTTATGATAATTCATAACCAAAAGATAACTTCTTTATTGTTTTAGGAACTGatgagttaatgttatactatattttaccatatttttagttatgttatatatatattggatatTTTTTATTCTCCtctttctgtttttttatttatgttttgattGTAGGTCAAGTGGAATCCACTTTGCTCAAAAAGTGACGAGACGAAGGAATTTTGAAGTGATTCCACTAGAGATGATTCCTTAGAGAGTGAAGTTGATTGTGTCAAATTTAAATCCTTAATTCTTGATCATGACAATTAAACGAAGATTGTGCTATGCTGACAGATTGACCTTTTAGGCTTGCATGGGCTATAAGTTATTGAAGACGACATTTTTGAGAGAAATTTCCTTCTACATTGAGGAGGACATCTTAATTTTTCCATTGACATCTTTTCGGGAGTTTCCTATGCTGTCTTGTTTAGTCAACGGAAGGAATCTTCACATAATTaatgttctaaaaaaaaaaaaaagaggaatatatctttcaatcatttttttttaatattaaaattagaTTAGATGagtcacttaatactacggtctagaGATATTCTTCTAcaattgtaagtgagagattttaagttTAATTCTTGTTAAATGCGAACTTGAACTACATTGTTGCTAATCTATTATGAAGTTTAGCTCACTCCTCCACTCCCTACACTAATAATATCGTttgctaaaaaaataaattagattGGACGAAGGCAAAGCAGGCCGTCCATACCAATTATGTATCAAATATGAACATAACATAAACGTATTGATGGAGCTTAAGTAATGAATTTATAGGCTCCTAAATGCTATACGTACATCAAGTGTCGAGCACAGGAATATGATGAATTCCTAGTTGCTCTATGAAACTACAATTGGACAAGGAAttcaacaaatacacaaacCTGCAACTAAGACAATAGAGCTTGGTAAACCTTTCAggtaaggttctaaaaaacgctaaaTGCTAGTCAAGCAGAAATGACTCTTGATTGACTTTGAGACTAAATCTTATGACTTGGATTGGCATACTGGGGTCCATCAGATAACCTTTTTTAAGGAATTCCTCATATCTAAGGCAGCTTACACAAGCACCCCACCCACGATAGTTCTATTCTCTGTATAAGAGAGTCGCGACCTAAGCAGATCTATGCATGCTAAGCGGGCTAGAAGGACACATAAGCAGGTGTAGACGACatttcttgattttcaaacGTCTAGAAATTAATTAGGACATCGGCGCTAGGCAGGGATCTTTAAAACAGTGCTCTCAagaataaaattgtaaaaattttCATTCACATGCAATTTTCCATCGTTAGGAACCTTTGATGACAAATTTTTAGCCTGACCTTGGTCCTAAATCATTTCCTAACAAAAACTGACATTACAAATAAGGAGCCTAGCGATTGGCACTATCTAAATCCCGGAACTATCGTACGAGTTGAAACCATATTATGTTACAAACTTACAACAAACACCAAGATGCTCAAGAAGAGCAATGCTCTATCAACATGTACACTTCAAAGCCACCATAGTTCATGATACTTCTCAAAACTGTTTGCACCCATTAGTCGTATGGATTTCTGAATTTCTTCAAGAGTTCCGGGATATCATAACCCAGCATTTCATCGACGGCATCTATCATCTTAGGCTTTAACCTCTCCAATTTGTCAAAGCTGTAACCAGTCAAGATGTCCCTGTAGTGGTCTACGTTCGGGAAATCCCCTGGAGGTAGATGGTGCTCCCTCTGGACCTGTACAGCGTCAAGTGTGAGCATTATAGAGTAAAGAGTGCACATACGcaggggagggagggagggaaggagggagggagggaacaGTACCTTTTTAAATTCATCTTCCAAATTATCAATAAGCTTCCGTTGAGCCTTAGATTTCCCCAACATGGCAGGCATCTCCTTCCTTAAATGGCTAATTATGTAAGCATGTATCTTGGCAGCTCTGGCACGCTTCACAAATTCATTGATCTACGAAAAAAAAGGTCACTAAAATTCCATTCCATTGGAATCTGCAAGAAACATTCAGTTTTCTAAAAAGAAAGCAACTTGGTAAGTAAAGATATGAGATACATAAATATAACAAACTCACTCTGCGATCACAGGCCTTCTTTGGAATATCCTTTAAATCAGCAAGAAGATCCTCTTGTTCCCTTTCAAAGAGTTCTTTCCCAACTGGACCCGTAGCAGCCTCATTTACAGGTTTGTCATTGAATGAGCTGCAAAAGAGAAAATTAGCTTGCAAGGATCGAACCAAGGTATTTGCTAGGAAACTTTGGAATATATTTGAAACTATAGGATTTGCTTCCAAGGAATTAATGATGCAAGGATGGAGAGGCTACCCGATATAAACTCGCATGACCTCAGGAGTATTAAGAACCTTCCCAAGTGACCACATCAATGCTCCATAAACTCTCATCAACTGCATACCAAGAATGAAAAATGATTTGAGCGCAACATCCAATGACCTAATtaaattcccaaaaaaatatgtagaagggaaataatcaaagagattCATATATTGTCTGTCTTACTTGCTGAGTATCAATTTGATCCGCCTTGTTCAGAACAACACGAATTTTATCATCATGGCCATGTAAAGATGAAATAACACGCTTGAACTCATCACTAACATCGAGTTTGTGAGGATCAAACAGAAGTAGAATGAGGTCACACTTTGCAGCAAACCATGAAGTTACCCCAGTAAAATCGTAGGCTCGATGTGTCCGTTGCTTCTCTCCAGATAAAACTCCAGGGGTATCCACAAAAGTAATGTGTTCTAGCAGCTTGGATATAAAAATGTGTAAGCTTTGGGTGTTTCAATGGGCAATTTGGGAGAATGTCAAGGTGATTCTGAAAGATAACTTACTGAATGTGGCATTTGAGAACACTCAAACTTTGACAAGAATGCTGTTCCAAAAGTTGTGAGACCGCTAAATGGCATGTCAGCTTGGACGGCAATAGTATTCCCAGGAACACTTCTTTCATCAGGCCCAGACTACATGCAAGAAGAATTAGCTAGTAAACAATATTAATTTCAGAAACTTaccagaaaacaaaaaacaaaagaaaatacagCAAATGGaatttggaaaattttaatGTCTACAAAAAGCAACAGAATATATATCTTAACACCAAACCAAACAATTTTCTTAAGAAATATAAGGTAACAAGTGAAGAAAATCTTTGGATCTCCTCTATAACATCATTTTTTGAACTAGTGACACCcaaaaagtaaaaaaggaaaatgcACATGTACAACTGCTAAGCCTCGCAGAAGCATTTCCAAGAGATGCAAGAAATATTGTTTTATTGACAATGACCAGAAACACAAAATGTCCCTCAGTTTCTCTCCAAATTCCTAGAACTAGGCTAATAATAGTTTAGTACTCTATCCAGACTCTTGGCATTCTGCCACGCTGCTCTGCAATCTGCCTTCCAATTCCAGACTCATGACTGGTTATAAGAGACTATTTCAACCAATAGAAACCAGACAAAACACAACCGTCCTTTTTCTACTGAAATTTGAAATACAGCAGTCCCTAATATATAGACCAAAATGCAAGATTACATTTACAAAAATGTGCCAAAGCCccttagttttaatgaaaatgttaaAGGATATATACCCCTactgaaaattaataaaaagggcCACACATaaatataaaggaaaaattTCTTTAAATTCAAAACATAGAAGTTTAAGGCAAGCCAAAGCCATGGATGGCTATCTGTTTAACAAGTTTAGTTTCTACTACATTCTTACTGAGTCCTGTAAAGCCTTATTCTTATTATATGGCCTTTTAACTTGCATGCAAGCGTATAAAACATTTATATGAACTTTTAATTGCTAAGTAATTCAAGACTGCCTTAATGACAACATAAAAGGAGATAAATTGGCAATTACCATAACAACAACAAATCTATCGGTTGTAGGCTCGGGACCAATGTGAGCTCCTGTCAAAAGTGAAATAAGATAAGGAATGGCATAGGATGAACAAACTTTCTGTGCAAGACACACTTTCCCAGAGGATAACTTGCCTGGATAACTACTTTTAAGCAAATGTTTAATGAATGTTGTTTTCCCAGTGGAGTATTGACCCAAAAGCATAACCATGGGTTTGGCATCAAAATCACTATTTGTCTGCAAAATAAAGCAAATAAATATCAATTGATATCTATAGCATACCACAATTAGATAGAAGTTTGAGAAGATCcaatgaaaaaatgaaataaaactaTGAGTGACTGGGCATTAAATCTGATGAAAGAACTAGAAGCAAGGAATAATGCTCACTCACCAGCAATGGGGATACAAAATCGTTGAACTTGTATGTAACTTCTAATGGCTTCAGCTTCTGAACATACAGTCTCTTCAACCCATCAATAATTGATGTTACAGAAGAAAGTGGTACCTAGAAATATGCCAAAGATTTTTTATAAGGTGTTAAACAGAGTGCAGAACTCATGTCTACCCAACAGTATTGCAAATTTCATTATGTCTGCACAGGAGAATTTATTATCAACTCTGACATATCacgcataaaaaaataaataaaaaaataaaaaactcctAAAACTGACGTTTGCAAAAGCTTTGGACAGTCTTAATTGACTCAAAGCTTTCGCATGATCATTGATAAGCTTAACCTACTAAAAACATAAGTATTTTTGCAATCAGCTTCAAGTATAACAACTCGGAGAGACTGGAATGCAATACTATAAAGAATTTCCTCCAAAAATAAGAAACAACATACACCTTCTTTGATGATTTTGATGAAAACCAAAGTGCCGAAGGTGATTGTTTAACCACAGCAGTTCCTGTGTCACAGATAATTTGTAAGTAGACAGCCAAAACCAAAAGTGACAGTACACATCTCATAGTTAGAGAACCTCCTCACCATTTACTTCGTTTTCATTTGACTTGTGCGAATGCTTTTTCTTCTGAATAAATTAAGTAAACGAAATCAAAATCCTTGGCCATATACAATGAattgattaaaataaataaatccacAATAATGAGTAAAACAAATAAGAAAGGTATAAAAAGCATAAGTACCGCTAATAGTAATGCATCCAAACCCTCCATAACAGGAGGTTTCAGACTTTCCAAGTCAACTGAAACACAGCATTCAAAGTTTAAGTTAAATGAGTGTGCCAAACaagatttaaaaattaataaataagtaaACAAAAAATACTTGTGCGCTATTCATATTTATGAAGAAGCAGGTATTACAAGTCGTCAACTTATACTGAGATTCTACCAATCCAAGCATGGATTCCAATACAAAGTTAAACAAAAGAAACCCACCATTGCTATTCAATAAACCGTGTGTAATATCATGTCCAGCTTGTGCAAGAGAAACTAGCTAGAAATGAAAAAGTAACATGTCAGATTCCTATAAATccaa
This window of the Malus domestica chromosome 03, GDT2T_hap1 genome carries:
- the LOC114823998 gene encoding EH domain-containing protein 1-like; its protein translation is MEISSVPISSCSKEHQNIYQEWFRFADSDTDGRITGSDAIKFFGMSNLNRQDLKQVWAMADSKRQGYLGFSEFVAAMQLVSLAQAGHDITHGLLNSNVDLESLKPPVMEGLDALLLAKKKHSHKSNENEVNGTAVVKQSPSALWFSSKSSKKVPLSSVTSIIDGLKRLYVQKLKPLEVTYKFNDFVSPLLTNSDFDAKPMVMLLGQYSTGKTTFIKHLLKSSYPGAHIGPEPTTDRFVVVMSGPDERSVPGNTIAVQADMPFSGLTTFGTAFLSKFECSQMPHSLLEHITFVDTPGVLSGEKQRTHRAYDFTGVTSWFAAKCDLILLLFDPHKLDVSDEFKRVISSLHGHDDKIRVVLNKADQIDTQQLMRVYGALMWSLGKVLNTPEVMRVYIGSFNDKPVNEAATGPVGKELFEREQEDLLADLKDIPKKACDRRINEFVKRARAAKIHAYIISHLRKEMPAMLGKSKAQRKLIDNLEDEFKKVQREHHLPPGDFPNVDHYRDILTGYSFDKLERLKPKMIDAVDEMLGYDIPELLKKFRNPYD